In Candidatus Epulonipiscium viviparus, one DNA window encodes the following:
- a CDS encoding TerD family protein has product MAVSLQKGQKISLTKERPGLSQVIIGLGWDAKNQKASLFSKTKPFDCDASILALSNKKLTNNSDVIYYGNLSHPSGAITHLGDNLTGDGDGDDEQIIVDFSKMPPSLDSLIVVVNIYQSTERKQHFGNVKNAFIRIVDPKNNIELCRYNLTDDYSNLTALIFGELYKKDSEWRFNAIGQGTTDPTLNSLIKKYH; this is encoded by the coding sequence ATGGCAGTTAGTTTACAAAAAGGACAAAAAATTAGTTTGACCAAAGAACGCCCTGGACTTTCCCAAGTAATAATCGGATTAGGATGGGATGCGAAAAATCAGAAAGCTAGTCTTTTTTCAAAAACTAAACCTTTTGATTGCGATGCTTCTATTCTTGCATTATCGAATAAAAAACTCACAAATAATAGTGATGTTATATATTATGGCAACCTATCACATCCAAGTGGAGCCATCACACATCTTGGTGATAATTTAACAGGTGATGGTGACGGTGATGATGAACAAATTATTGTAGATTTTTCAAAAATGCCTCCATCTCTTGATTCCTTAATAGTTGTAGTTAATATTTATCAATCCACAGAACGCAAACAACATTTTGGCAATGTAAAAAATGCTTTTATTAGAATAGTAGATCCAAAAAATAATATCGAACTTTGCAGATATAATTTAACCGATGATTATTCTAATTTAACCGCCCTCATATTTGGTGAACTTTATAAAAAAGACAGTGAATGGCGCTTCAATGCTATTGGACAGGGTACGACAGATCCTACTCTAAATTCCTTAATAAAAAAATATCATTAA
- the tuf gene encoding elongation factor Tu: MAKAKFERNKPHVNIGTIGHVDHGKTTLTAAITKTLHERYGTGEAVAFDNIDKAPEERERGITISTAHVEYETPNRHYAHVDCPGHADYVKNMITGAAQMDGTILVCAATDGPMAQTREHILLSRQVGVPYIVVFLNKCDMVDDEELIELVEMEIRELLNEYEFPGDDTPIIQGSALQALNDPMGPWGDKIVEMFEIIDEYIPTPKRDTEKPFLMPVEDVFSITGRGTVATGKIESGILKVGDEVEIVGIKKETRKVICTGVEMFRKLLDQGEAGDNIGALLRGVQRNEIERGQVLCKPGSITPHTKFKAEVYVLKKEEGGRHTPFFSNYRPQFYFRTTDVTGLIKLPEGVEMCMPGDNIEMEIELIHPIAMQQGLRFAIREGGRTVGSGVVSEIIE; this comes from the coding sequence ATGGCTAAAGCTAAATTTGAACGTAACAAACCACACGTAAATATTGGAACAATCGGACACGTTGACCACGGTAAGACTACTCTTACTGCTGCGATCACAAAAACTCTTCACGAAAGATATGGTACTGGTGAAGCAGTTGCTTTCGACAATATTGATAAAGCTCCAGAAGAAAGAGAGCGTGGTATTACAATTTCTACAGCTCACGTTGAATATGAGACACCAAATCGTCACTATGCACACGTTGACTGTCCAGGACATGCTGACTATGTTAAAAACATGATCACAGGAGCAGCTCAAATGGATGGAACCATCCTTGTTTGTGCAGCTACTGACGGGCCAATGGCTCAAACTCGTGAGCATATCCTACTTTCTCGACAAGTTGGTGTTCCTTATATCGTAGTATTCCTAAATAAATGCGATATGGTTGATGACGAAGAACTTATCGAATTAGTAGAAATGGAGATTCGTGAACTTTTAAATGAATATGAGTTCCCTGGAGATGATACTCCTATTATTCAAGGTTCTGCGCTTCAAGCTCTTAATGATCCAATGGGTCCTTGGGGAGATAAAATCGTTGAAATGTTCGAAATCATCGATGAATATATTCCAACTCCTAAGCGTGATACAGAAAAACCTTTCCTTATGCCAGTTGAAGACGTATTCTCTATTACTGGTCGTGGAACAGTTGCCACAGGTAAAATTGAATCTGGTATCCTAAAAGTTGGAGACGAAGTAGAAATCGTTGGTATCAAAAAAGAAACTCGTAAAGTAATTTGTACTGGAGTTGAGATGTTTAGAAAACTTCTTGATCAAGGTGAAGCTGGCGATAACATCGGTGCACTTCTTCGTGGTGTTCAAAGAAATGAAATCGAACGTGGTCAAGTTCTTTGTAAACCTGGATCAATCACTCCTCATACAAAATTTAAAGCTGAGGTTTACGTTCTTAAAAAAGAAGAGGGCGGTCGTCATACTCCATTCTTTTCAAATTATAGACCACAATTCTATTTCCGTACAACAGACGTTACTGGACTAATTAAATTACCAGAAGGCGTAGAAATGTGTATGCCTGGGGATAACATCGAAATGGAAATTGAGCTTATCCATCCAATAGCTATGCAACAAGGACTTAGATTTGCGATTCGTGAAGGCGGACGTACAGTAGGTTCTGGAGTTGTTTCTGAAATCATTGAATAA